A genomic window from Gossypium hirsutum isolate 1008001.06 chromosome D10, Gossypium_hirsutum_v2.1, whole genome shotgun sequence includes:
- the LOC107931831 gene encoding LOB domain-containing protein 12, with amino-acid sequence MGGNSPCASCKLLRRRCAKDCIFAPYFPSDDPHKFAIVHKVFGASNVSKTLQELPLQQRADAVSSLVYEANARIRDPVYGCVGAISYLQNQVSQLQMQLAVAQAEIVCIQMQQDPIMVAANPQMVLGQADDDDQAFLLQNQCFNFANNNASSSAYVNIHESLKRESIFGDIVS; translated from the exons ATGGGAGGAAACTCACCTTGTGCTTCTTGCAAGTTGCTTCGTCGCCGTTGTGCCAAAGACTGCATCTTTGCACCTTATTTCCCTTCCGACGATCCCCACAAATTCGCCATCGTTCACAAGGTTTTTGGTGCCAGCAATGTCAGCAAAACGTTACAG GAGCTGCCGTTGCAACAAAGGGCTGATGCGGTGAGTAGCTTGGTGTATGAAGCAAATGCAAGGATTAGGGACCCTGTTTATGGATGTGTAGGGGCTATATCTTATTTGCAGAACCAGGTTTCTCAGCTTCAAATGCAGCTTGCGGTGGCTCAGGCTGAAATAGTGTGCATTCAAATGCAGCAAGACCCTATTATGGTGGCGGCTAACCCTCAAATGGTATTGGGCCAAGCGGACGATGATGACCAAGCTTTTCTTCTCCAAAATCAGTGCTTTAATTTTGCTAATAATAATGCTTCTTCTTCTGCCTATGTAAATATTCATGAGTCTCTCAAAAGGGAGAGCATCTTTGGAGACATAGTTtcttaa
- the LOC107931830 gene encoding DNA-directed RNA polymerase III subunit 2, with amino-acid sequence MVKLHVYDGKPIHWPSNIYRKKEFSFFLWKTRQLNVSELPVDKQKLTAPIKSTADKFQLLPEFLKVRGLMKQQLDSFDCLVNTGIKKIVRVNDRIVSDIDPSIYLRYSAPIFVNGEYIQVRYGQKTRLEKVCRKCGLLGYYSRKLKTGICSSCKNGDNVSTMTLPYACKLLIQARAKPGNFGWELRVSG; translated from the exons atggtaaaattgcatgTTTACGATGGTAAACCTATACACTGGCCAtcaaatatatatagaaaaaaagaattttcttttttcttgtggAAAACCCGTCAGCTTAATGTTTCTGAATTACCAGTGGACAAACAAAAGCTTACTGCTCCAATAAAATCAACTGCTGACAAGTTTCAGCTTCTCCCTGAGTTTTTAAAG gTTAGAGGGTTAATGAAGCAGCAATTGGATTCTTTTGATTGTTTGGTTAATACTGGGATTAAGAAGATTGTTCGTGTCAATGACAGGATTGTATCTGATATTGATCCGAGTATTTACCTCAG GTACTCTGCACCGATATTCGTCAACGGAGAGTACATTCAAGTTAGATATGGGCAGAAAACTAGACTAGAAAAG GTTTGCAGAAAATGTGGTTTGTTAGGATACTACAGCCGTAAGCTGAAAACTGGGATTTGTTCTTCATGTAAAAACGGAGATAATGTTTCTACTATGACACTACCGTACGCATGCAAGCTTTTAATCCAG GCAAGGGCGAAGCCAGGAAACTTTGGTTGGGAGTTGAGAGTGTCAGGATAA
- the LOC107931829 gene encoding ferritin-3, chloroplastic, translated as MLLKASPAFSLLKNPQVETRVPLFSRNGSGFGSGAVVVCATKGANNKPLTGVIFEPFEEVKKELNLVPTVPQMSLARQKFADECEAAINEQINVEYNVSYVYHAMYAYFDRDNVALKGLAKFFKESSLEEREHAEKLMEYQNKRGGQVKLQSILMPLSEFDHAEKGDALYAMELALSLEKLTNEKLLNLHNVAERNHDSQLTDFIEGEFLAEQVESIKKISEYVAQLRRVGKGHGVWHFDQMLLHEGAVA; from the exons ATGTTGCTTAAAGCTTCCCCTGCTTTTTCTTTGTTGAAGAATCCCCAAGTTGAAACTCGGGTTCCTCTGTTTTCAAGAAACGGTTCTGGGTTTGGGTCTGGGGCTGTTGTTGTTTGTGCTACCAAAGGAGCCAATAATAAGCCATTAACAGGTgtgatttttgagccttttgaggaAGTTAAGAAGGAACTTAATCTTGTCCCAACTGTGCCTCAAATGTCCTTGGCTCGTCAAAAGTTTGCTGATGAGTGTGAAGCTGCCATCAACGAACAAATCAA TGTGGAGTACAATGTTTCATATGTCTACCATGCTATGTATGCCTATTTTGATAGGGACAACGTTGCTCTCAAGGGTCTTGCCAA GTTCTTCAAGGAATCAAGTTTAGAAGAGAGAGAGCATGCTGAGAAATTGATGGAATACCAG AACAAAAGAGGTGGACAAGTGAAGCTGCAATCCATATTGATGCCCCTCTCTGAGTTTGATCATGCAGAGAAAGGGGATGCTTTATATG CAATGGAGCTTGCCTTGTCTCTCGAGAAACTAACAAACGAAAAGCTCTTGAACTTGCACAAC GTGGCTGAGCGAAACCACGATTCGCAGTTGACTGATTTCATTGAAGGCGAGTTCTTAGCTGAGCAG GTTGAATCCATCAAGAAAATATCGGAATACGTGGCTCAGCTGAGAAGAGTTGGCAAAGGACATG GGGTGTGGCACTTTGATCAAATGCTTCTCCACGAGGGAGCTGTTGCATGA